Proteins encoded by one window of Microbacterium testaceum:
- a CDS encoding DUF4913 domain-containing protein: MLPEHLPVTEVPEHLPAFVDNVLLATLTSGRSNTVWCTNWREHPDAVTRLAAIADAWNHMLGAGAGSDVEADADLHSFLRDALDHHMPLLVDKERGVFAPCNYGHKTARRLDDVTPGTGSRN; encoded by the coding sequence ATGCTGCCTGAACACCTACCTGTTACCGAAGTTCCTGAGCACCTTCCCGCCTTCGTAGACAACGTCCTGCTCGCGACACTGACCAGCGGCCGATCCAACACCGTGTGGTGCACAAACTGGCGGGAGCACCCCGACGCGGTCACGCGACTCGCCGCGATCGCGGATGCATGGAACCACATGCTCGGCGCCGGCGCCGGAAGCGACGTCGAGGCCGACGCAGACCTGCACTCGTTCCTCCGCGATGCGCTCGACCACCACATGCCCCTCCTCGTCGACAAGGAACGAGGCGTGTTCGCTCCCTGCAACTACGGCCACAAAACCGCCAGGCGACTCGACGACGTGACGCCCGGTACCGGCAGCAGGAACTGA
- a CDS encoding helix-turn-helix transcriptional regulator: MKTSNTIRTVRRERGLTQEALAALCFVSRQTIVSLEAGQHDPSLVLALRISDALGASVHDVFKLND, from the coding sequence GTGAAGACCTCCAACACCATTCGAACCGTCCGTCGAGAGCGCGGACTCACGCAGGAGGCCCTCGCTGCCCTCTGTTTCGTTTCCCGCCAGACCATCGTGTCGCTCGAGGCGGGCCAACACGACCCGTCCCTTGTCCTCGCCCTTCGCATCAGCGATGCGCTCGGCGCATCCGTCCACGACGTCTTCAAACTGAACGACTGA
- a CDS encoding putative Ig domain-containing protein yields the protein MAVALVGVLTLVVPAAANAAEATNIPVGEDPVSVAVAPDGSAVYVAQRAGKSVSRITNPTAANPTVTNIPLGVAARSVAVSPGGDVVYTANDDTSSVSRITNPTSVNPTVTTFKVGNTPLSVAVSPDGSAIYTANIGNGTLSRITNLSAAIPTVTTIPLGKGPYSVAVSPDGSTVYAAHLDDKTISRITNLTAATPTVTSLSLGVGPIDVAVSPDGKTLYTANYYAGSVSRVTDLSASNPTVSTIPLSSGVYSVAVSPDGNTIYAANLSENTVSQITDLTTANPAVTKTVVGKTPFSVAVSPDGASFYTANSSDNTVSRVSLPTFTPPTFKAAAPPAAAAGSAYSYTFIASGSPAPTFSVASGDTLPSGLTLNSATGELSGAPAVEGSSTFRVVAANSAGTVTSDVITFSVQKSPMFTAATPPTAEVGEKYSYTFTAAGYPAPSYSVATDGTLPDGLTLDATTGELSGILTTAGTSTFRVVAANAAGTVTSDLITFSVYEEPAFTRVAPSAALVGSAYSYTFAASGYPAPSFSVATGDVLPAGLSLNATTGALSGTPTTAGTKRSASLRRTPPVG from the coding sequence TTGGCCGTCGCGCTGGTGGGGGTACTCACGTTGGTAGTTCCAGCTGCGGCGAACGCGGCGGAGGCGACTAACATCCCTGTCGGCGAGGATCCGGTTTCGGTTGCGGTTGCCCCGGATGGGAGTGCCGTCTATGTCGCTCAGCGGGCAGGAAAGTCGGTTTCGCGGATCACTAATCCGACCGCAGCGAACCCGACCGTGACCAACATTCCGCTTGGCGTGGCGGCCCGGTCAGTTGCAGTTTCTCCGGGAGGAGATGTTGTCTATACGGCCAACGACGACACCAGCTCGGTGTCGCGGATTACTAATCCGACATCGGTCAACCCGACCGTAACCACCTTTAAAGTCGGTAATACCCCACTTTCTGTTGCTGTCTCCCCGGACGGGAGCGCCATCTATACAGCAAATATTGGTAACGGCACGTTGTCACGGATCACTAATCTGTCAGCGGCGATCCCGACGGTGACCACTATCCCCCTGGGCAAGGGACCGTACTCGGTTGCAGTATCGCCGGATGGCTCCACGGTCTACGCTGCGCACCTGGATGACAAAACGATCTCACGGATTACTAATCTGACAGCGGCAACCCCGACCGTGACGAGTCTTTCGCTCGGAGTAGGGCCCATTGACGTGGCGGTGTCGCCTGACGGGAAGACGCTTTATACAGCCAACTATTACGCCGGATCGGTGTCGCGGGTCACTGACCTCAGCGCATCGAATCCAACCGTAAGCACCATCCCTCTGAGTTCGGGCGTGTACTCGGTTGCTGTGTCTCCCGATGGAAATACCATCTACGCGGCCAACCTCAGTGAGAACACTGTGTCGCAGATTACCGACCTGACGACAGCGAATCCCGCGGTGACGAAGACCGTCGTCGGCAAGACACCGTTTTCGGTGGCGGTCTCTCCGGATGGGGCCAGTTTCTATACCGCGAACTCGTCTGATAACACCGTTTCACGGGTCTCGCTGCCTACCTTCACCCCGCCGACGTTTAAGGCGGCCGCGCCGCCCGCGGCTGCAGCGGGATCGGCATATTCCTACACGTTCATTGCGTCGGGCAGTCCGGCTCCGACATTCTCGGTGGCCTCGGGGGACACTCTTCCCTCAGGGTTGACGTTGAATTCCGCCACCGGTGAGCTTTCAGGCGCCCCCGCTGTGGAAGGCTCCAGCACGTTCCGGGTTGTTGCCGCGAACTCGGCCGGGACGGTGACGTCAGATGTGATCACCTTCTCGGTTCAAAAATCGCCTATGTTCACTGCAGCCACTCCGCCCACGGCGGAGGTGGGGGAGAAGTACTCGTACACGTTCACGGCGGCGGGCTATCCTGCGCCCTCGTACAGTGTTGCGACGGATGGCACACTTCCCGATGGGCTCACGCTGGACGCTACGACCGGTGAGCTTTCGGGCATCCTTACGACGGCAGGGACGAGCACCTTCCGGGTAGTGGCAGCGAACGCTGCAGGCACGGTGACGTCGGATCTGATCACTTTCAGCGTGTATGAGGAGCCAGCGTTTACCAGGGTTGCCCCTTCGGCGGCGTTGGTAGGTTCGGCATACTCGTACACGTTTGCCGCCTCGGGATATCCTGCTCCCTCGTTCTCGGTAGCGACGGGTGACGTTCTCCCTGCCGGGTTGTCGCTGAATGCCACCACCGGTGCACTCTCCGGCACACCCACGACGGCGGGCACCAAACGTTCCGCATCGTTGCGGCGAACGCCGCCGGTAGGGTGA
- a CDS encoding Ig domain-containing protein, translating to MAGEEYSYTFATSGYPAPIYSIAADDILPAGLTLDTTTGELSGTPTTAGTVTFRISAANAAGTETSDPITFTVNEKAAPSPSPTATSPSVPVANSSAASAPAAVLAATGVAGVSIAFALAVILIAAGIVLLFARRRGTSHPTR from the coding sequence ATGGCGGGTGAGGAGTACTCGTACACGTTCGCCACGTCTGGCTACCCCGCCCCGATCTACAGCATCGCCGCGGACGACATCCTCCCCGCCGGGCTGACGTTGGATACCACCACGGGCGAGCTATCCGGGACACCCACAACGGCAGGGACGGTCACATTCAGGATCTCGGCGGCGAACGCTGCGGGCACGGAAACGTCGGATCCGATCACCTTCACCGTCAACGAAAAGGCTGCGCCGTCTCCGTCGCCCACTGCCACATCTCCATCCGTACCGGTTGCGAATTCTTCAGCGGCGTCGGCACCAGCCGCGGTGCTGGCGGCCACGGGTGTGGCAGGAGTATCGATTGCTTTCGCTCTCGCAGTGATCCTCATCGCCGCCGGTATCGTCTTGCTTTTCGCTCGCCGCCGGGGCACCTCTCACCCCACCAGATAG
- a CDS encoding histone-like nucleoid-structuring protein Lsr2: MATKHVTQLTDDLDGAILEDGEGQHIAFSVDGRSYEIDLSASNADALRRAFAPYIDAARVVKAAGSNGVRRTPRRRSDLDLGAVREWARANGHTVSDRGRMPVAVIDAYKATQV; this comes from the coding sequence ATGGCTACCAAGCATGTGACGCAGCTCACGGACGACCTGGACGGAGCGATTCTTGAGGATGGTGAAGGTCAGCACATTGCGTTCTCGGTTGATGGTCGCTCTTATGAGATCGACTTGTCGGCCAGTAACGCAGATGCGCTGCGACGTGCTTTCGCGCCGTACATCGATGCGGCGCGAGTGGTCAAAGCTGCCGGCTCTAATGGAGTCCGGCGCACACCCCGGCGCCGTAGCGATCTCGACCTTGGCGCGGTACGCGAGTGGGCTCGCGCGAACGGCCACACGGTAAGCGATCGCGGCCGAATGCCGGTCGCTGTCATTGACGCATACAAAGCCACCCAGGTCTGA
- a CDS encoding L,D-transpeptidase family protein has product MSTRTTACVGASALLTIFLLAGCAPAATPDAAPSTTVEVQPTPTTTPTPTTSAATATSATATGATLEVYAEPGGSVTTTLQNPQESGAPLTLLVAATKGDWLQVHLAQRPNGSTGWVKADAVQQHSLEYSLEASTEANTLTLLKNGQAVKSFSAATGTGGTPTPHGEFFITELLEPTNQGYGPFAFGLSAFSDVLSSFGGGPGQIGLHGTDDVDSIGQSASHGCIRLSNADITELANLLPLGTPITIS; this is encoded by the coding sequence GTGTCCACCCGCACGACCGCATGCGTCGGCGCCTCGGCGCTTCTGACGATCTTCCTGCTCGCGGGATGCGCCCCCGCGGCCACCCCGGACGCGGCCCCCTCGACGACCGTCGAGGTGCAGCCGACGCCCACGACGACGCCCACGCCGACCACCTCCGCAGCGACCGCCACCTCCGCCACAGCGACGGGGGCGACCCTCGAGGTGTACGCCGAGCCGGGCGGCAGCGTGACCACCACCCTGCAGAACCCGCAGGAATCCGGCGCGCCCCTCACCCTCCTCGTCGCCGCGACCAAGGGGGACTGGCTGCAGGTGCACCTTGCCCAGCGGCCCAACGGCAGCACGGGCTGGGTCAAGGCCGATGCCGTCCAGCAGCACAGCCTCGAGTACAGCCTCGAAGCCTCCACCGAAGCGAACACCCTCACCCTGCTCAAGAACGGGCAGGCGGTGAAGTCCTTCAGCGCGGCCACCGGCACCGGTGGCACGCCGACCCCGCACGGTGAGTTCTTCATCACCGAGCTGCTCGAGCCGACCAATCAGGGCTACGGACCGTTCGCCTTCGGGCTCTCGGCGTTCTCGGACGTGCTCTCGAGCTTCGGCGGCGGGCCCGGCCAGATCGGCCTGCACGGTACCGACGACGTCGACAGCATCGGCCAGTCGGCCAGCCACGGGTGCATCCGTCTGTCGAACGCCGATATCACCGAGCTGGCGAACCTGCTGCCGCTCGGCACCCCCATCACCATCAGCTGA
- a CDS encoding BLUF domain-containing protein, producing MAEAWISVSYSSYATQPYSEDDLQALVARSRAHNSSVGVGGILRFTSGRFFQVIEGPRAAVSTLLARIVKDVRHEHMHFSRIERTGRRQYADIPMLFDCHAGTGERYGLRGSVHPCDDNWHAGAKHG from the coding sequence TTGGCCGAGGCGTGGATATCCGTCTCCTACTCCAGTTACGCCACCCAGCCCTATTCGGAGGATGATCTTCAAGCGCTGGTAGCCAGGAGCCGTGCCCACAACTCCTCGGTTGGTGTCGGCGGGATACTCCGGTTTACGAGTGGACGTTTCTTTCAAGTAATCGAGGGGCCACGCGCGGCGGTCTCGACTCTTCTAGCCCGCATCGTCAAGGACGTTCGACACGAGCACATGCACTTCTCGCGCATCGAGCGGACTGGGAGACGTCAGTACGCTGACATCCCCATGCTCTTCGACTGCCATGCCGGAACGGGTGAACGCTACGGTTTACGTGGTTCAGTGCATCCTTGTGACGATAATTGGCATGCTGGAGCCAAGCACGGGTGA
- a CDS encoding response regulator transcription factor codes for MSLLRNQPESTNRASFSDCPTAVVVDDDPHVRSLLKQILESAGYATDTFDNGAEGARAALAIRPDLITMDVTLPGMDGIEAIRRVRAAGADTHIIVVSGLHDDADKISAFDAGADDYVTKPFRPRELRARVDALTRRLSR; via the coding sequence ATGAGCCTTCTCAGGAACCAACCGGAAAGTACAAACAGAGCAAGCTTCTCCGACTGCCCCACCGCCGTCGTCGTCGATGACGACCCCCACGTCCGCTCCCTGCTCAAGCAGATCCTCGAAAGCGCCGGCTACGCCACCGACACCTTCGATAACGGCGCCGAAGGCGCCCGCGCCGCACTCGCCATCCGCCCCGACCTGATCACAATGGACGTCACCCTTCCCGGCATGGACGGGATTGAAGCCATCCGACGCGTCCGCGCCGCCGGGGCCGACACCCACATCATCGTCGTCTCCGGGCTCCACGACGATGCAGACAAGATCTCCGCCTTCGACGCTGGCGCCGACGACTACGTCACCAAACCCTTCCGCCCACGCGAGCTTCGAGCCCGTGTCGACGCCTTGACTCGGCGCCTCAGCCGATAG
- a CDS encoding signal peptidase I, translated as MRILSLLRWSIVGALLTLLIAPAAITLVTGTQLVVVDGKSMTPTYDFGDLVLIGSPTPEDFQPDHVVTVGRPDGSMYTHRIQEITDGKALLKGDGNTAADPDTITYDQLVGAVRGHIGSPLAPFLAYAQTTPARISLAVLILALIIFPLERRPASATKDNTSNAEETNPRTEDDSSPTTSDEAAPALEDIFGLSEQGRAHPEEPLLLPPGEQHTHTRRQYHQG; from the coding sequence GTGCGTATCCTCTCTCTTCTCCGCTGGAGCATCGTGGGCGCGCTGCTCACCCTCCTCATCGCCCCCGCCGCCATCACCCTTGTCACCGGGACCCAGCTCGTCGTCGTCGACGGCAAGTCCATGACGCCCACCTACGACTTCGGTGACCTCGTCCTCATCGGCTCCCCCACCCCCGAAGACTTCCAACCCGACCACGTCGTCACCGTTGGACGCCCCGACGGGAGCATGTACACGCACCGCATCCAGGAGATAACTGACGGAAAAGCACTCCTCAAAGGCGACGGCAACACCGCAGCAGACCCCGACACCATTACCTACGACCAGCTCGTCGGCGCGGTCCGCGGGCATATTGGTTCACCCCTCGCGCCCTTCCTCGCGTACGCGCAAACCACTCCTGCACGTATTAGCCTCGCCGTCCTGATTCTCGCCCTCATCATCTTCCCCCTGGAACGCCGACCTGCTTCTGCCACAAAGGACAACACCAGCAACGCCGAGGAGACCAACCCTAGGACCGAGGATGACAGCTCCCCCACCACGAGTGACGAAGCCGCCCCCGCACTCGAGGACATCTTCGGACTCAGCGAACAAGGGCGCGCGCACCCCGAAGAGCCACTTCTCCTCCCGCCCGGCGAGCAGCACACTCACACGCGCCGTCAGTACCACCAGGGTTGA
- a CDS encoding acetoacetate decarboxylase family protein, which produces MLSSDVLQMLTTPANVPVIAYSGARHIQRSVLRVDYVTDEHAARKLLPEPLQLPLIPRASVFFTQFFESHGDTPLLEVTQSIEAVSPAGVTGDYIQAVYTDNVTSIIHNREAYLQPILYGVGSLVHRDGASNFSLTVSDTVVVQGSAGYRSEPMFIDDAVTFLQRPKFFLKVLGRPALGEPAKPTLFLLRSSQVDVSQAYKVPARLTLSGHIMAPFDQLPIRHIGSCHSFESTWSIGEAEAIHRY; this is translated from the coding sequence GTGTTGAGCTCCGACGTATTACAGATGCTGACTACGCCAGCGAATGTGCCGGTCATCGCGTATTCGGGGGCTCGGCACATCCAGCGGAGCGTTCTGCGCGTCGATTACGTGACCGACGAGCATGCGGCGAGGAAACTTCTTCCCGAGCCGCTTCAGCTACCTCTGATCCCGCGCGCCAGCGTGTTTTTCACTCAGTTTTTCGAGTCACATGGCGACACTCCGCTGCTGGAGGTCACCCAGTCGATTGAGGCCGTCAGTCCGGCGGGAGTGACGGGGGACTACATTCAAGCCGTCTACACCGACAACGTGACCTCGATCATCCACAACCGCGAGGCGTACCTTCAGCCCATCCTCTACGGGGTTGGCTCCCTCGTTCACCGGGACGGGGCCAGCAACTTTTCTCTCACGGTAAGCGACACAGTCGTGGTTCAAGGGAGCGCGGGGTACCGCAGCGAGCCGATGTTCATCGACGACGCCGTCACATTCCTTCAACGACCCAAGTTCTTTTTGAAGGTGCTCGGGAGGCCAGCGTTGGGCGAGCCGGCGAAGCCGACGTTGTTCCTACTACGGAGCTCGCAGGTTGACGTCAGTCAGGCGTACAAAGTTCCAGCACGACTGACGTTGAGCGGGCACATCATGGCACCGTTCGACCAGCTGCCGATTCGGCACATCGGCTCTTGCCACTCCTTCGAGAGCACATGGTCCATTGGTGAAGCGGAAGCCATTCACCGCTACTGA
- a CDS encoding helix-turn-helix domain-containing protein, with product MPNHLEHLFAGYPPILSAKDLAEVLGLNSKTVYEYLQSGELPAYHVGSKWVIVRDEVIEHISRTSNVTERKPTGLAAAAI from the coding sequence ATGCCCAATCACCTCGAGCACCTGTTTGCTGGATACCCGCCGATCCTCTCCGCGAAGGACCTCGCGGAGGTGCTCGGGCTCAACAGCAAGACCGTTTACGAGTACCTCCAGTCCGGAGAGCTGCCCGCGTACCACGTCGGCTCGAAGTGGGTCATTGTGCGGGATGAGGTCATCGAGCACATCTCTCGCACCTCGAATGTGACGGAACGAAAGCCCACGGGCCTCGCGGCAGCTGCGATCTGA
- a CDS encoding RCC1 domain-containing protein, which translates to MTRTLNGQSSPLGSTTNLSITDPYSKGVSITPVTYDAGSTFAGYVKNDGSVMLWGYDENGALGNGQNYNPTPQKASVPDNNPIISIAFASSTAVALSSNGSVWMWGYGALGCGGIARTPVQATMPNNVSPIAVSLAGDCTLLVLDNSGTVWARSGSSGQTSFSSIPLPGGLTVKQLTKSRTVLATDGTVWGWGPNSSGRLGNGTRSDSDTPVKAQNISLPIAQLSADASNVVALADRSSTYYAWGDNRWGQVGNGYSNFGNEGLYVTTPTAVSTPGVAWVEVQVSNYVATLRADDYTVWAMGSDRNERLGTDDKVSDYSNKPQKMPTPSGITPWRIFMGESESYYFDKSSSDLYGWGLAAEGGRAYFGNNDSSTQYYKTPKRVRSEAISAPPDPRVFCKSGENVNSDGYCVPTQNPEYSVSYKYQSWLSGPSVASPQN; encoded by the coding sequence GTGACACGCACACTGAACGGGCAGTCCAGCCCCCTCGGTTCCACAACGAACCTGTCCATCACGGACCCCTACAGCAAAGGCGTTTCCATCACCCCCGTCACGTACGACGCGGGGAGCACATTCGCGGGATACGTCAAAAACGACGGATCCGTCATGCTTTGGGGATACGACGAGAATGGAGCCCTTGGAAACGGCCAGAATTACAACCCCACCCCGCAGAAGGCTTCGGTTCCGGACAACAACCCCATCATCAGCATCGCGTTCGCATCCTCAACGGCCGTTGCCCTGAGCTCGAACGGCTCCGTATGGATGTGGGGATATGGTGCGCTGGGATGCGGCGGAATAGCACGGACACCCGTCCAGGCGACGATGCCAAACAACGTCTCGCCCATCGCCGTGTCGCTAGCCGGTGACTGCACCCTTCTCGTACTGGACAATTCTGGGACCGTCTGGGCCCGATCCGGGTCTTCTGGGCAAACCAGTTTTAGCAGTATCCCCCTCCCCGGCGGTCTCACCGTTAAGCAGCTGACAAAGTCCCGCACAGTCCTGGCTACAGACGGGACCGTGTGGGGGTGGGGCCCGAACAGCTCCGGCCGCCTCGGTAACGGCACACGCAGTGACAGCGACACTCCCGTCAAAGCACAAAACATCTCCCTACCAATAGCTCAACTCTCGGCAGACGCCAGCAACGTCGTCGCCCTCGCGGACAGATCCTCCACCTACTATGCATGGGGTGATAACCGATGGGGACAGGTCGGAAACGGATATAGCAATTTCGGCAACGAAGGGCTTTACGTCACAACGCCCACCGCAGTAAGCACACCGGGAGTAGCCTGGGTCGAGGTTCAAGTCTCGAATTACGTAGCAACCCTCCGCGCGGATGACTACACGGTCTGGGCAATGGGCTCGGACCGGAACGAACGGCTGGGCACAGACGACAAAGTCTCCGACTACTCGAACAAACCCCAAAAAATGCCTACCCCAAGCGGTATCACTCCGTGGAGAATTTTCATGGGGGAGTCTGAGAGCTACTACTTCGACAAAAGTTCGAGCGATCTTTACGGGTGGGGTTTAGCCGCCGAGGGAGGCCGGGCATACTTTGGAAACAATGACTCGTCGACCCAGTACTACAAGACGCCAAAACGCGTTCGAAGCGAAGCTATTAGCGCTCCACCGGATCCTCGAGTCTTTTGCAAATCGGGGGAAAACGTGAACAGCGACGGGTACTGCGTGCCGACTCAAAACCCTGAGTATTCCGTTTCGTACAAGTACCAATCTTGGCTCTCAGGCCCATCTGTGGCCAGTCCTCAGAATTGA
- a CDS encoding RCC1 domain-containing protein, with protein MSSASLQAVAGLTAKTAFNGVTISWTSALQQPWATSNNVSAEPAYTITKTVDGKTTTLSTSATTTTYTDAYPVAQSGKARNFDVGNKWAGYVKSDGSVWTWGFNTYGVGNGNQVANTPQQVLFQTSPQITTISMYDSTAVATATDGSFYAWGFNVNGGCDRNGADSPRQLRLPSNKSVKDAIAAGVCTIIAVDTDGKIWQRGGSSDSGTFSPSSTSFAPITLPGGRSVKQLTKAETVLATDGTVWSWGANKSGQLGDGTTTNSTTPVQAQTPVKISQISADTQSAVAIGEDGLIYGWGDNSTGQLAPSGSSSSVITTPTTVRVPQGHQWSDAQTRSGTTTIISSDDKSMWSVGKGSTGKLGNGTNPNVSTEFVRVNNSSSPAPRDIFVGTSQSYYVDSSDNLWGWGTASDKTYTFFGINDSTGNVFYLSPKRLQDSLSLKRGGGLAGCSSGTLNSENYCAPTGTAVYTVSYAFRSWLSSTAQATAQ; from the coding sequence ATGAGCTCCGCAAGCCTTCAAGCCGTCGCGGGGCTGACGGCCAAGACCGCCTTTAACGGGGTCACGATTTCGTGGACGAGCGCCCTCCAACAGCCTTGGGCCACGTCGAACAACGTCTCAGCAGAGCCTGCATACACGATCACCAAAACGGTCGATGGGAAAACCACCACACTCTCGACAAGCGCCACTACCACGACCTATACCGATGCTTACCCTGTTGCCCAGTCAGGAAAAGCGCGCAACTTTGATGTAGGGAATAAGTGGGCTGGCTACGTCAAGTCGGACGGCAGCGTGTGGACGTGGGGATTTAACACGTACGGCGTCGGGAACGGCAATCAAGTGGCAAATACACCACAACAGGTTCTGTTCCAAACAAGCCCGCAGATTACCACCATCAGCATGTATGACAGCACCGCGGTCGCAACGGCGACGGATGGCTCCTTCTACGCATGGGGATTTAACGTCAATGGCGGATGTGACAGGAACGGCGCGGACAGCCCCCGACAGCTTCGCCTGCCCTCGAACAAGAGCGTAAAAGACGCAATTGCTGCAGGGGTGTGCACCATCATTGCTGTCGACACGGACGGAAAAATCTGGCAACGAGGGGGATCTTCTGACAGCGGAACCTTTTCGCCGAGCAGCACCAGCTTTGCGCCGATCACTCTGCCCGGAGGGAGATCTGTGAAACAGTTAACAAAAGCCGAAACCGTTCTTGCCACCGATGGAACAGTGTGGTCGTGGGGGGCAAATAAATCCGGTCAGCTCGGCGACGGGACGACGACCAACAGCACTACTCCTGTACAGGCGCAAACGCCAGTAAAAATTAGCCAGATTTCCGCGGATACCCAATCCGCGGTTGCCATTGGCGAGGACGGCCTAATCTACGGCTGGGGTGATAACTCCACTGGGCAGCTCGCACCCTCGGGCAGCAGCAGCAGCGTAATTACCACCCCGACCACTGTCAGAGTTCCTCAGGGCCATCAATGGTCGGATGCGCAAACACGATCTGGGACAACAACAATCATATCGTCGGACGATAAAAGCATGTGGAGCGTCGGCAAAGGTTCGACGGGGAAGCTCGGAAACGGGACAAACCCGAATGTGTCGACAGAATTCGTGCGTGTGAACAATTCCTCGTCTCCAGCACCGCGAGACATCTTCGTAGGAACGTCGCAGAGCTACTACGTGGATTCGTCCGACAATCTTTGGGGATGGGGCACTGCGTCGGACAAGACATACACATTCTTCGGCATTAACGATAGTACGGGAAATGTGTTCTATCTGAGCCCGAAACGCCTTCAGGACTCGCTGAGCTTAAAGCGGGGGGGCGGCCTTGCCGGATGCAGTTCAGGAACGCTTAATAGTGAGAACTACTGCGCACCTACGGGAACTGCCGTATACACAGTTAGCTATGCATTCAGATCGTGGCTTTCTTCAACAGCCCAAGCGACGGCGCAATAA